A single Populus alba chromosome 7, ASM523922v2, whole genome shotgun sequence DNA region contains:
- the LOC118036248 gene encoding protein VASCULATURE COMPLEXITY AND CONNECTIVITY has protein sequence MVKIGGILVCMLVVAMDVAAGILGIQAEIAQNKVKHLRLWIFECREPSEDAFKLGLAAAGILVLAHVIANLLGGCMCICSQEELQRASPHRQLSVACFLFSWIILAAGLSMLAIGTLSNNKSRSSCGFTHHHFFSFGGILCFVHGLFCVAYYVSATAAFSEEKHGGHA, from the exons atggTTAAAATAGGAGGTATACTTGTTTGTATGTTGGTTGTTGCTATGGATGTAGCAGCTGGTATTCTTGGCATCCAAGCAGAAATCGCACAAAACAAG GTTAAGCACCTAAGACTTTGGATATTTGAGTGCAGAGAACCAAGCGAGGATGCCTTCAAGCTAGGGTTAGCTGCAGCGGGGATTCTAGTTCTAGCTCATGTTATTGCTAACTTGCTAGGTGGGTGCATGTGCATTTGTTCTCAAGAAGAGCTTCAAAGAGCTTCCCCTCATAGACAACTGTCTGTGGCATGCTTCCTTTTTTCGTG GATCATATTGGCTGCTGGGTTATCCATGCTAGCGATTGGCACTCTGTCGAACAACAAGTCAAGATCCTCTTGTGGTTTCACACAccatcatttcttttcttttggaggCATTTTGTGCTTTGTCCATGGACTGTTTTGTGTTGCATATTACGTCTCTGCCACTGCTGCTTTTAGTGAAGAAAAGCATGGAGGTCATGCTTag